From one Brevundimonas sp. PAMC22021 genomic stretch:
- the recO gene encoding DNA repair protein RecO, which yields MDFHEDAFVLSARAHGDTGAVVDLLSETHGRRAAYVAGGASRKMKPFLQAGARVQVDYRARTSDHLGAARLEPVGEGPSGLFDDPLALTGLSAAAAVVQGALPEREPHPGAFLAFEALMTAFQAPEVWPAIFVRFEMGLLEDLGFGLDLTRCASTGVVDDLVYVSPRTGRAVSREAGQPYADRLLRLPPFMLGAQAGLSDGDVGAGFDLTGHFLEAFVFNPQNRPLPPARVWMLDKLRVADRL from the coding sequence ATGGACTTCCACGAAGACGCCTTTGTGCTGTCCGCCCGCGCCCACGGCGATACCGGTGCGGTCGTGGACCTGCTCAGCGAGACCCATGGACGGCGCGCCGCCTATGTGGCCGGCGGCGCCTCGCGCAAGATGAAGCCGTTCCTGCAGGCCGGGGCGCGCGTGCAGGTCGATTATCGCGCGCGCACCTCCGATCATCTCGGCGCGGCGCGTCTGGAGCCCGTCGGCGAAGGGCCCAGCGGCCTGTTTGACGACCCTCTGGCGCTGACCGGGTTGTCGGCCGCGGCCGCCGTCGTCCAGGGCGCGCTTCCGGAGCGAGAGCCGCATCCGGGCGCCTTTCTGGCCTTTGAGGCTTTGATGACCGCGTTCCAGGCGCCCGAGGTCTGGCCGGCGATCTTTGTCCGCTTCGAGATGGGGCTGCTGGAGGATTTGGGCTTCGGCCTCGATCTGACGCGCTGCGCCTCGACCGGCGTCGTCGATGATCTGGTCTATGTCAGTCCGAGGACGGGTCGCGCCGTCAGCCGCGAGGCGGGCCAACCGTACGCCGACCGCTTGCTGCGGCTGCCGCCGTTCATGCTGGGCGCACAAGCCGGTCTGTCCGACGGCGATGTCGGAGCCGGTTTCGACCTGACCGGGCACTTTCTGGAAGCCTTTGTGTTCAACCCGCAGAACCGGCCGCTGCCGCCGGCGCGCGTGTGGATGCTGGACAAGCTGCGCGTCGCCGACCGGCTGTAG
- a CDS encoding serine hydrolase, whose product MFHVPRYSGGHPRLVLALIFGGLLALAGAVGWLSAKNPMHDAALAASRSDKTAPRPPLVVVENLPQLAQRLNREAAAGRFMGGVLVAKGDQVLFRQVYGMANREQGQAMQLNSRFRLASVSKQFTAAAILKLQDDGKLRIEDPVCKWIQPCPAAWAQIRIHHLLSHTSGIPDLMARPAWGLGRVTPITLDKLTEDSKLYGLQFTPGSKVRYDNAAFNLAAAIVEKSSGQPFASYLQSAFFTPLGMKDTGVDLDGGDHGVIMGYANFPGGLTPQPNANVSVVAGAGAVYSTLDDLLVWNRALHGGRLLTPYSYAQMIADHAPADTPKERGRPHRAYGYGVFSNRLGQQVTPAFEDRQIYHTGSWGGFRNLVSYQPEQAVTVIVLSNNYHLRDQVFMLTQQGMAEALGRPVPTGLHR is encoded by the coding sequence GTGTTTCACGTTCCCCGCTACTCCGGCGGTCATCCCCGTCTTGTCCTGGCTCTGATCTTCGGCGGGCTTCTGGCGCTCGCCGGCGCCGTGGGCTGGCTGTCGGCCAAGAACCCGATGCACGACGCCGCTCTTGCGGCCAGCCGCAGCGACAAGACCGCGCCGCGACCGCCGCTGGTCGTGGTCGAGAATCTGCCGCAACTGGCCCAGCGATTGAACCGGGAAGCCGCAGCCGGGCGGTTCATGGGCGGCGTCCTCGTGGCCAAGGGCGACCAGGTGCTGTTCCGCCAGGTCTATGGCATGGCCAACCGCGAGCAGGGGCAGGCGATGCAGCTGAACTCCCGCTTCCGCCTGGCCTCGGTGTCCAAGCAGTTCACGGCCGCCGCGATCCTGAAGCTGCAGGACGACGGCAAGCTGCGGATCGAGGATCCGGTCTGCAAGTGGATCCAGCCGTGCCCTGCGGCCTGGGCGCAGATCCGCATCCATCATCTGCTGTCGCACACCTCTGGCATTCCCGACCTGATGGCGAGGCCGGCCTGGGGGCTGGGGCGCGTGACGCCGATCACGCTCGACAAACTGACTGAAGATTCCAAGCTTTACGGTCTGCAGTTCACGCCGGGGTCCAAGGTTCGATACGACAACGCCGCCTTCAATCTGGCCGCAGCCATTGTCGAGAAATCTAGCGGCCAGCCGTTCGCCAGCTACCTCCAATCCGCCTTCTTCACGCCGCTCGGCATGAAGGATACCGGCGTCGATCTGGACGGCGGCGATCATGGCGTGATCATGGGCTACGCCAACTTTCCCGGAGGGCTGACGCCGCAGCCGAATGCCAATGTGTCGGTCGTGGCCGGGGCAGGGGCGGTCTATTCGACGTTGGACGACCTCCTGGTCTGGAACCGGGCCCTTCATGGCGGCAGGCTGCTGACGCCCTACAGCTATGCGCAGATGATCGCCGATCATGCGCCGGCGGACACTCCGAAAGAGCGAGGTCGTCCGCACCGCGCCTATGGCTATGGCGTCTTCTCGAACCGACTGGGTCAGCAGGTCACGCCCGCGTTCGAGGACCGACAAATTTACCATACCGGCAGCTGGGGCGGGTTTCGCAATCTGGTCAGCTACCAGCCGGAACAGGCTGTCACCGTGATCGTCCTGTCCAACAACTACCATCTGCGGGATCAGGTGTTCATGTTGACCCAGCAGGGCATGGCCGAGGCGCTGGGGCGGCCGGTCCCGACAGGGCTCCACCGCTAG
- the era gene encoding GTPase Era, whose product MTETSPETQHAGFAAIIGAPNAGKSTLVNRLTGSKVSIVTQKVQTTRFPVRGIAIEGDAQIVLVDTPGIFTPRRRLDRAMVASAWGGAEDADVVVHLIDAQSHIDAEGREGTAADRRSAEDTETIIANLKATGTKVILALNKIDGMRRDTLLALSQRLFETGVYEEVYMISALSGDGVDDLKARLARSMPKGPWLYPEDQSADVPIRVLAAEITREKVYLRVHEELPYSAAVETTSFEEKPDGSARIEQTIYVERESQRPIVLGKGGQTVKWIGQKAREELTELLDRPVHLFLTVKVDPKWQDSRALYAQFGLDYDV is encoded by the coding sequence TTGACCGAGACCAGCCCTGAGACCCAGCACGCGGGCTTCGCCGCCATCATCGGCGCGCCGAACGCCGGCAAGTCGACGCTGGTCAACCGGCTGACGGGGTCAAAGGTCTCGATCGTCACCCAGAAGGTTCAGACGACGCGCTTTCCGGTCCGCGGCATCGCCATCGAAGGCGACGCCCAGATCGTGCTGGTCGACACGCCCGGCATCTTCACCCCGCGCCGCCGCCTGGACCGCGCCATGGTCGCCTCGGCATGGGGCGGCGCCGAGGACGCCGACGTGGTGGTGCACCTGATCGACGCCCAGTCGCACATCGACGCCGAGGGCCGCGAGGGCACGGCTGCGGATCGCCGCTCGGCCGAGGACACCGAGACGATCATCGCCAACCTGAAGGCGACCGGGACTAAGGTCATCCTGGCCTTGAACAAGATCGACGGCATGCGCCGCGACACCCTGCTGGCCCTGTCGCAGCGGCTTTTCGAAACCGGCGTCTATGAGGAGGTCTATATGATCTCGGCGCTAAGCGGCGATGGCGTCGACGATCTCAAGGCGCGCCTGGCCCGCTCGATGCCGAAGGGTCCCTGGCTATACCCTGAGGATCAGTCCGCCGACGTACCGATCCGCGTCCTGGCCGCCGAGATCACCCGCGAGAAGGTCTACCTGCGCGTCCATGAGGAACTGCCCTATTCGGCGGCCGTCGAGACGACCAGCTTCGAGGAGAAGCCCGACGGCTCGGCCCGGATCGAGCAGACCATCTATGTCGAGCGTGAGAGCCAGCGCCCGATCGTGCTGGGCAAGGGCGGCCAAACGGTCAAGTGGATCGGACAAAAGGCGCGCGAGGAGCTGACCGAGCTTCTGGACCGACCCGTTCACCTGTTCCTGACCGTCAAGGTTGATCCGAAATGGCAGGACAGCCGCGCCCTCTACGCCCAGTTCGGGCTTGATTACGACGTCTGA
- the rnc gene encoding ribonuclease III, whose amino-acid sequence MGNVRAEAVEALQRRVGHVFRDRSLLERALTHASVGEGAAPGVHGPRDNERLEFLGDRVLGLLTAERLSADFPLADEGQLSARLHALVDKSACARVGEAWGIGPALRLSAGETKTGGRRKAGVIADAVEAILAAVFLDGGLDAARAVFATAWAEELAAPSSRERTNPKSALQEWAQRQGRPLPTYRVTERTGSDHAPTFTVEVAVQGVEPLTARGRSRQDAEKAAAVAMLQREGVI is encoded by the coding sequence ATGGGCAACGTCAGGGCCGAGGCGGTCGAGGCGCTTCAACGCCGCGTGGGGCACGTGTTTCGCGACCGCTCCCTGCTGGAACGCGCCCTGACCCACGCCAGCGTGGGAGAGGGGGCGGCGCCAGGCGTTCATGGCCCGCGCGACAACGAGCGGCTCGAATTCCTGGGCGACCGGGTGCTGGGCCTGCTGACCGCCGAGCGACTGTCGGCCGACTTCCCTCTGGCGGACGAGGGCCAGCTGTCGGCGCGTCTGCACGCCCTGGTCGACAAGTCTGCCTGCGCCCGTGTCGGAGAGGCTTGGGGCATCGGTCCTGCGCTCCGGCTTTCCGCCGGCGAGACCAAGACCGGCGGGCGGCGCAAGGCCGGCGTGATCGCGGACGCCGTCGAGGCCATTTTGGCCGCCGTGTTTCTGGACGGGGGCTTGGACGCCGCCCGCGCTGTGTTCGCGACGGCCTGGGCCGAGGAACTGGCCGCGCCGTCGTCGCGCGAACGCACCAACCCCAAGTCCGCCTTGCAGGAGTGGGCGCAACGGCAGGGGCGTCCGCTGCCGACTTACCGCGTGACCGAGCGCACCGGGTCGGATCACGCGCCGACGTTCACCGTTGAAGTCGCCGTTCAGGGCGTGGAGCCCTTGACCGCCAGGGGGCGTTCGCGTCAGGACGCGGAAAAGGCGGCCGCCGTCGCCATGCTGCAGAGAGAAGGCGTGATTTGA
- the lepB gene encoding signal peptidase I: MSDDRKPHGAASDPTPEQAFAASEADMPTGAARTERDQPVFDRKARRREAAGKAGNETAEVIKTIVFALLIAMVLRIFLFQPFTIPSASMEPNLYEGDYIVVSKWSYGYSRHSIPFSPPIFDGRILDKAPQRGDIVVFKLPRDDKTDFIKRVIGLPGDRIQMIANKLHINGQPVDDVVVRQGEINDIFGPRPVVQARETLPGGRTFMTQDFGPGGDLDDTPVYEVPAGHYFMMGDNRDNSIDSRVEQSSGVGLVPEENLVGKAQVILFSWKPGASLWNPGTWFNVRLDRFFNVLH; this comes from the coding sequence ATGAGCGACGACCGCAAGCCGCACGGGGCGGCCTCCGACCCGACCCCGGAACAGGCGTTCGCCGCATCCGAAGCCGACATGCCGACAGGCGCGGCGCGCACCGAACGCGACCAGCCGGTGTTCGACCGCAAGGCGCGCCGCCGCGAGGCCGCGGGCAAGGCCGGCAACGAGACGGCCGAGGTCATCAAGACCATCGTCTTCGCCCTGCTGATCGCCATGGTGCTGCGAATCTTCCTGTTCCAGCCCTTCACCATCCCCTCGGCCTCTATGGAGCCAAACCTCTACGAGGGCGACTACATCGTCGTGTCCAAGTGGTCGTATGGCTATTCCAGGCACTCGATCCCGTTCAGCCCGCCGATCTTCGACGGCCGCATCCTGGACAAGGCGCCCCAGCGCGGCGACATCGTGGTGTTCAAGCTGCCCCGCGACGACAAGACCGACTTCATCAAGCGCGTGATCGGCCTGCCCGGCGACCGGATCCAGATGATCGCCAACAAGCTGCACATCAACGGCCAGCCGGTCGATGACGTGGTCGTGCGTCAGGGCGAGATCAACGACATCTTCGGCCCGCGTCCCGTCGTGCAGGCGCGCGAGACCCTCCCGGGCGGCCGCACCTTCATGACCCAGGACTTCGGCCCGGGCGGCGATCTGGATGATACGCCTGTCTACGAGGTTCCGGCCGGCCACTACTTCATGATGGGCGACAACCGCGACAATTCGATCGACAGCCGTGTCGAGCAATCCAGCGGCGTGGGCCTGGTGCCGGAAGAGAACCTCGTCGGCAAGGCGCAGGTGATCCTGTTCTCCTGGAAGCCGGGCGCGTCGCTGTGGAACCCGGGCACCTGGTTCAACGTGCGGCTGGATCGCTTCTTCAACGTCCTGCACTGA
- the acpS gene encoding holo-ACP synthase encodes MIIGVGADLSDIRRIQASLDRFGERFKHRCFTELERTRSDRKPDPAWSYAKRFAAKEACAKALGTGMRADVYWRDMGVVNLPSGQPTLALTGHAAEHLARLTPQGCKPRIHLTLSDEHPYALAFVVIEALPVS; translated from the coding sequence ATGATCATCGGCGTCGGCGCGGACCTGTCGGACATTCGGCGAATTCAGGCCTCGCTGGATCGCTTCGGCGAACGGTTCAAGCATCGCTGCTTCACCGAGTTGGAACGCACGCGATCAGACAGGAAGCCGGACCCGGCCTGGAGCTACGCCAAGCGGTTCGCCGCCAAGGAGGCCTGCGCCAAGGCGTTGGGCACCGGCATGCGAGCTGATGTCTACTGGCGCGACATGGGGGTGGTGAACTTGCCTTCAGGTCAGCCCACTCTGGCGCTGACGGGGCATGCGGCCGAGCACCTGGCACGCCTCACGCCGCAAGGGTGCAAGCCGCGCATCCACCTGACGCTTTCGGACGAACATCCTTATGCCCTGGCCTTCGTGGTGATCGAAGCCTTGCCGGTGTCGTAA
- a CDS encoding pyridoxine 5'-phosphate synthase, producing MPRPVRLGVNIDHVATVRNARGGAHPDPVRAAETALAAGADGITAHLREDRRHITDADIDVLSALCARAGRPLNLEMAVTDEMLAVGLRHRPHAACLVPERREEVTTEGGLAVAGHEARIAPVVRALSEAGVRVSLFIEPAEEQVEAARTVGAQVVEFHTGRYCHLAGGEREVEFERLASAAAQADILGLEVHAGHGLDYDTAPRMLAIPEVRELNIGHFLIGESIFIGLDAAIRRMRAAMDAAA from the coding sequence ATGCCCCGCCCCGTCCGCCTTGGGGTCAACATCGACCATGTGGCGACCGTGCGGAACGCACGCGGCGGCGCTCATCCAGACCCGGTGCGAGCGGCCGAGACGGCGCTGGCGGCGGGCGCGGACGGGATCACGGCGCATCTGCGCGAGGACCGCAGGCACATCACGGACGCCGACATCGACGTGCTGAGCGCGCTCTGCGCCCGCGCGGGACGCCCTCTGAACCTTGAGATGGCGGTGACAGACGAGATGCTCGCCGTCGGGCTGCGCCACCGGCCGCACGCCGCCTGCCTGGTGCCTGAACGGCGCGAGGAGGTCACGACCGAAGGCGGGCTGGCGGTCGCCGGACACGAGGCGCGCATTGCGCCGGTCGTGCGCGCGCTGAGCGAGGCCGGGGTGCGGGTGTCCCTGTTCATCGAACCAGCCGAGGAGCAGGTCGAAGCGGCGCGGACCGTCGGCGCGCAGGTGGTCGAGTTTCACACCGGCCGCTACTGTCATCTGGCCGGCGGCGAGCGCGAGGTCGAGTTCGAGCGGCTGGCCTCGGCGGCGGCACAGGCCGACATCCTGGGGCTTGAGGTCCATGCCGGCCACGGGCTCGACTACGACACCGCGCCGCGCATGCTGGCGATCCCGGAGGTGCGCGAGCTCAACATCGGCCACTTCCTGATCGGCGAATCGATCTTCATCGGCCTCGACGCCGCGATCCGTCGGATGCGGGCGGCCATGGATGCGGCGGCATGA
- the pyrE gene encoding orotate phosphoribosyltransferase: protein MNTEDVLNEFREANALREGHFVLSSGLHSPVFLQKNLVFMDARRCERLCKALADKITAAVGAVDVVISPAVGGIIPGYETARHLGAPSMYVEREGGVFKLRRGFSVEAGQKVVMVEDIVTTGLSSRECIAAIQAAGGEVVAAACIVDRSGGKADVGVPLIALASMDVPAYAADALPPELAALPVEDPGSRRLAKSV from the coding sequence ATGAACACCGAAGACGTCCTGAACGAGTTCCGCGAGGCCAATGCGCTGCGCGAGGGCCATTTCGTGCTGTCCTCCGGCCTGCACAGCCCCGTCTTCCTGCAAAAGAACCTGGTGTTCATGGACGCGCGCCGTTGCGAACGGCTGTGCAAGGCGCTGGCCGACAAGATCACGGCGGCCGTGGGCGCCGTGGATGTCGTCATCTCCCCGGCGGTTGGCGGCATCATCCCAGGCTACGAGACCGCGCGGCATCTGGGCGCGCCGTCCATGTACGTCGAGCGGGAAGGGGGCGTGTTCAAGCTGCGTCGCGGCTTCTCGGTCGAGGCCGGACAGAAGGTGGTGATGGTCGAGGACATCGTCACGACCGGCCTGTCGTCGCGCGAATGCATCGCGGCCATTCAGGCGGCCGGCGGCGAAGTGGTCGCCGCGGCCTGCATCGTCGATCGCTCGGGCGGCAAGGCCGATGTGGGCGTGCCCCTGATCGCGCTGGCGAGTATGGACGTGCCTGCCTATGCGGCGGACGCCCTGCCGCCGGAGCTCGCCGCCCTGCCTGTCGAGGATCCGGGCAGCCGCCGTCTCGCCAAGTCGGTCTGA
- a CDS encoding bifunctional (p)ppGpp synthetase/guanosine-3',5'-bis(diphosphate) 3'-pyrophosphohydrolase, which produces MRSAEAGAAPRRAPILRQFELIEAVKAYDPTADEAALNRAYVYAMKMHGSQLRASGDPYFAHPIQVAGILTDYRLDTATIITALLHDVVEDTSATRDDIAGMFGEEIAILVEGVTKLSRLELQAERTRQAENLRKFILAISRDVRVLLVKLADRLHNMRTLHFVKPEKRERISRETLEVYAPLGRSIGIHSIASELEELAFEHLNPTARTAIERRLEALKLEHGRAIEGVSSEVERVLTEGGIPAHVKGRQKTPYSIWRKLQRKSVGFSSLSDIYGFRVLVEAEDDCYRALGIIHRAWPMVPERFKDFISTPKSNNYRSLHTTVVGPSGLRIEMQIRTAAMNRVAEDGVAAHWSYKNQSYGLDREAMQADGGRDPLQNLRHLVQVIEHGEGGEDWVEHAKLEMYLDQVFVFTPKGALITLPRGGMPLDFAYAVHTEVGDTAVGVKINGELKPMRTPLQNGDVIEIIRGSKREAPADWRNLTVTGRARSAIRRHIRTNERGEFIRLGRAALEQTLGRVDKSLADLSLKPVLETLAISNEDDLFEGLGRGRLSPAAVAETLFPALAPRLRGGPEKQRIEGSTARLFVRGGGLTPGVTVHFGQCCTPVPGDRIVGILEPDAGLTVHTIDCQTLAEYADNDAVWSDLQWTPQAETEAVAAVRLQATMRNAPGVLGEVATLIGQAGGNIINLSLAHRQQDFFDVMVDVEVEDAKHATTIIAALRANPSVDAVDRVRG; this is translated from the coding sequence ATCAGATCTGCCGAGGCCGGCGCTGCGCCCAGACGCGCGCCGATCCTTCGTCAGTTCGAGCTGATCGAGGCCGTCAAGGCCTATGACCCCACCGCAGACGAGGCCGCGCTGAACCGCGCCTACGTCTATGCGATGAAGATGCATGGCTCGCAGCTGCGGGCCTCGGGCGATCCCTATTTCGCTCACCCGATCCAGGTCGCCGGCATCCTGACCGACTATCGGCTAGACACCGCCACCATCATCACAGCCCTGCTGCACGATGTGGTCGAGGACACCTCCGCCACGCGCGACGACATCGCCGGCATGTTCGGCGAGGAGATCGCCATCTTGGTCGAAGGCGTGACCAAGCTCAGCCGGCTGGAGCTCCAGGCCGAACGGACGCGACAGGCCGAGAACCTGCGCAAGTTCATCCTGGCCATCAGCCGCGACGTGCGCGTGCTGCTGGTCAAGCTGGCCGACCGCCTGCACAACATGCGCACGCTGCACTTCGTCAAGCCGGAGAAGCGCGAGCGCATCAGCCGCGAGACGCTGGAAGTCTATGCGCCGCTCGGTCGGTCCATCGGCATCCACTCCATCGCCTCCGAGCTGGAAGAGCTGGCGTTCGAGCACCTGAATCCGACGGCCCGCACGGCCATCGAGCGGCGGCTGGAGGCGTTGAAGCTCGAGCACGGTCGCGCCATCGAGGGCGTGTCCTCGGAGGTCGAGCGGGTGCTGACCGAAGGCGGCATTCCCGCGCATGTGAAGGGCCGCCAGAAGACGCCCTATTCGATCTGGAGAAAGCTGCAAAGGAAGTCGGTCGGCTTCTCGTCGCTGTCCGACATCTACGGCTTCCGCGTGCTGGTCGAAGCCGAGGACGACTGCTACCGCGCGCTGGGCATCATTCACCGCGCCTGGCCGATGGTGCCCGAGCGTTTCAAGGATTTCATCTCGACGCCCAAGTCGAACAACTACCGCTCGCTGCACACGACGGTCGTAGGGCCGTCGGGTCTACGCATCGAAATGCAGATCCGCACCGCCGCCATGAACCGCGTGGCCGAGGATGGGGTGGCGGCGCACTGGTCATACAAGAACCAGTCCTACGGCCTGGATCGCGAGGCGATGCAGGCGGACGGCGGGCGCGACCCGCTGCAGAACCTGCGTCACCTGGTCCAGGTGATCGAGCACGGCGAGGGCGGCGAGGACTGGGTCGAGCACGCCAAGCTCGAGATGTATCTCGACCAGGTGTTCGTGTTCACGCCCAAGGGCGCGCTGATCACCCTGCCGCGCGGCGGCATGCCGCTGGACTTCGCCTATGCCGTGCACACCGAGGTCGGCGACACGGCGGTGGGCGTGAAGATCAACGGCGAGCTGAAGCCGATGCGCACGCCGCTGCAGAACGGCGACGTTATCGAGATCATTCGCGGCTCCAAGCGCGAGGCGCCGGCCGACTGGCGTAACCTGACGGTCACCGGGCGCGCGCGCTCGGCCATCCGTCGCCACATCCGCACCAACGAACGCGGCGAGTTCATCCGCCTGGGTCGGGCGGCCCTGGAGCAGACGCTGGGCCGGGTCGACAAGTCGCTGGCCGACCTGTCGCTGAAGCCGGTGCTGGAGACGCTGGCGATCTCGAACGAGGACGACCTGTTCGAAGGACTGGGTCGGGGACGACTGTCGCCCGCCGCAGTCGCGGAGACCCTGTTCCCGGCGCTGGCGCCCCGGCTGCGCGGCGGGCCGGAGAAGCAGCGGATCGAGGGCTCCACGGCGCGCCTGTTCGTGCGGGGCGGCGGCCTGACACCTGGCGTGACCGTGCATTTCGGCCAGTGCTGCACGCCAGTGCCGGGCGATCGCATCGTCGGCATCCTGGAGCCGGATGCGGGTCTGACGGTGCATACGATCGACTGCCAGACGTTGGCGGAATACGCCGACAACGACGCCGTGTGGAGCGATCTGCAATGGACGCCGCAGGCCGAGACGGAGGCCGTCGCCGCGGTTCGTCTGCAGGCCACCATGCGCAATGCGCCGGGCGTCTTGGGCGAGGTCGCGACCCTGATCGGCCAGGCGGGCGGCAACATCATCAACCTGTCGCTTGCCCATCGGCAGCAGGACTTCTTCGACGTCATGGTGGACGTCGAGGTCGAGGACGCCAAGCACGCCACCACCATCATCGCCGCCTTGCGGGCCAACCCTTCGGTCGATGCGGTCGATCGGGTTCGAGGCTGA
- the rpoZ gene encoding DNA-directed RNA polymerase subunit omega: MARVTVEDCIEKVPNRFGLVLLAGHRARSIANGAALTLDRDNDKNPVVALREVAEDTVRPDELRETIITNLQRVDERTEAEDEAETVALLAEPQHMNMSEAELIRALQSDKDGGQEERY; the protein is encoded by the coding sequence ATGGCCCGCGTCACCGTCGAAGACTGCATCGAGAAGGTCCCGAACCGCTTTGGCCTGGTTCTGCTGGCCGGTCACCGCGCCCGCAGCATCGCCAATGGCGCGGCGCTGACGCTCGACCGCGACAATGACAAGAACCCGGTCGTCGCCCTGCGCGAAGTGGCCGAGGACACCGTGCGCCCCGACGAGCTGCGCGAGACCATCATCACCAACCTGCAGCGCGTCGACGAGCGCACCGAAGCCGAAGACGAGGCCGAGACCGTCGCCCTGCTGGCCGAGCCGCAGCACATGAACATGTCCGAGGCCGAACTGATCCGCGCGCTGCAAAGCGACAAGGACGGCGGCCAGGAGGAGCGCTACTGA
- a CDS encoding cupin domain-containing protein: MITLVLAGLIAGAAPQQSQGSPAGVGVVIREADVMVRQVPPHNGTGMSTAYRISDVAPNRAMEFRKRIMHPGASIGLHVINHDEVYHVVSGEGDVTSDGVTTRMKAGDTAYLYDGGNVGIRQVGEEDLVLIIAYPLASRTD, from the coding sequence ATGATCACACTCGTGCTGGCAGGATTGATCGCGGGCGCGGCGCCTCAGCAGAGCCAAGGTTCGCCGGCCGGCGTCGGCGTGGTGATCCGCGAAGCGGACGTGATGGTGCGTCAGGTTCCGCCGCACAACGGCACGGGCATGAGCACCGCCTACCGCATCTCCGATGTCGCGCCGAACAGGGCGATGGAGTTCAGGAAGCGGATCATGCACCCGGGCGCCTCCATCGGCCTGCACGTCATCAACCACGATGAAGTGTATCACGTCGTCAGCGGAGAGGGCGATGTGACGTCGGACGGCGTGACCACGCGGATGAAGGCGGGCGACACCGCCTACCTTTACGACGGCGGCAACGTCGGCATCCGTCAGGTGGGCGAGGAGGACCTGGTGCTGATCATCGCCTATCCGCTGGCGTCCAGGACGGATTGA
- the folK gene encoding 2-amino-4-hydroxy-6-hydroxymethyldihydropteridine diphosphokinase, with the protein MAASSDAEDPAAAKKRHRESEGDDAVIVALGCNDKGAWSSCHEALEAALARFRPEGLDVTARSSWWASQAWPDPSDPPFLNGIAIVQTELDASDVMAALRRIEDLFGRRRSVRNAPRTLDLDLIAYGRMSGDFGGLILPHPRAAKRLFVMGPLAEIQPDWKHPDFSRSAATLAAAATVGRDARPLKVPAPHVVVDATISPEAT; encoded by the coding sequence ATGGCGGCATCCAGCGACGCAGAAGATCCGGCAGCGGCGAAGAAGCGACACCGCGAGTCGGAAGGGGATGATGCAGTCATCGTGGCGCTTGGCTGCAATGACAAGGGGGCGTGGTCGTCCTGTCACGAGGCGCTGGAGGCCGCCCTGGCCCGCTTCCGTCCCGAAGGCCTGGATGTGACGGCGCGATCGTCGTGGTGGGCGTCGCAGGCCTGGCCGGATCCTTCCGACCCGCCGTTCCTGAACGGCATAGCCATCGTGCAGACCGAACTGGACGCCTCTGACGTCATGGCGGCGCTCCGACGGATCGAGGACCTCTTCGGTCGCCGGCGCAGCGTTCGCAACGCTCCGCGCACCCTGGACCTGGACCTCATCGCCTACGGTCGAATGAGCGGGGATTTCGGAGGTCTGATCCTGCCCCATCCCCGCGCGGCCAAGCGGCTGTTCGTCATGGGGCCACTGGCCGAGATCCAGCCGGACTGGAAACATCCGGACTTCAGCCGATCTGCCGCGACGCTGGCGGCGGCCGCGACCGTCGGCCGCGACGCCCGGCCCTTGAAAGTTCCTGCGCCGCATGTCGTCGTTGACGCAACGATTTCCCCGGAGGCGACATGA
- a CDS encoding NYN domain-containing protein gives MPFHSNDRLAVFIDGANLYSAARALQQELDFRRMLDWFGARSRLVRAYYYTAVIEGEEFSAVRPLVDWLGYNGFSVVTKPTKRLTDAHGHSRLKGNMDIEIAVDMLELSAHLDHVVLFSGDGDFRRLVEAVQRRGVRVTVVSTLKTQPPQIADELRRQADDYLDLSDLMAEFGRVKPA, from the coding sequence ATGCCCTTCCACTCCAACGACCGGCTCGCGGTCTTCATCGACGGCGCCAACCTCTACTCCGCGGCCCGCGCCCTGCAGCAGGAACTGGACTTCCGGCGGATGCTGGACTGGTTCGGCGCGCGTTCGCGGCTGGTGAGGGCCTACTATTACACGGCGGTGATCGAGGGCGAAGAGTTCTCGGCCGTGCGACCCCTGGTCGACTGGCTGGGCTACAACGGCTTCTCCGTGGTCACCAAGCCGACCAAGCGCCTGACCGACGCCCATGGCCACAGCCGGCTGAAGGGCAACATGGACATCGAGATCGCGGTGGACATGCTGGAGCTGTCCGCCCATCTCGACCACGTCGTGCTGTTTTCCGGCGACGGCGACTTCCGACGTCTGGTGGAGGCGGTTCAGCGTCGGGGTGTCCGCGTCACGGTTGTCTCCACCTTGAAGACCCAGCCGCCCCAGATCGCCGACGAACTGCGGCGCCAAGCCGACGACTATCTCGACCTCTCCGACCTGATGGCCGAGTTCGGCCGTGTGAAGCCCGCCTGA